In Arthrobacter sp. B3I9, the following are encoded in one genomic region:
- a CDS encoding ABC transporter ATP-binding protein, with translation MSMDRVAWSSLYNITRASSGSKPFSKETLKRVLGFARPHRGKLIAFVLLSILMAVLAVATPVLAGQVVDAIIAHAESGTVLWLASLIAIVAVAEAGIGLVTRWLSSTIGEGVIVDLRTKVFDHVQKMPIAFFTRTRTGALVSRLNNDVIGAQSAFAGTLSGVVSNVVALVLTLVVMLGKSWLVTVLAMILLPIFLIPARRMGSKLADLRREAAEHNAAMGTQMTERFSAPGATLVKLFGRPDEESREFALRAGRVRDIGVRTAMLQFTFVTALTLVSALALALVYGLGGWLALGGQLAAGDVVVLALLLTRLYAPLTALSNARVEIMSALVSFERVFEILDLQPLIQQKQDAVASPPGPLAVEFDDVRFAYPSADKVSLASLEDVSTLDTRGGEEVLHGISFRVEPGQTVALVGSSGAGKSTIAQLLSRLYDVDSGAVRLGGTAPGTGVDVRDLTFDSMRQTLGMVTQDGHLFHESIASNLRLARPDATEEQMWEVLRRARLEYMIRSLPDGLDTVVGERGYRLSGGERQRLTIARLLIAQPRVVILDEATAALDSTNEAAVQEALGAALEGRTAVVIAHRLSTIRAADAILVVEDGSIVERGTHAELLAADGRYAELYRTQFAEATAVAEEAVPEH, from the coding sequence ATGAGCATGGACCGGGTTGCCTGGAGCTCCCTTTACAACATCACGCGCGCCTCGAGCGGCTCCAAGCCGTTCTCGAAGGAGACGCTCAAGCGCGTGCTCGGCTTCGCCCGGCCGCACCGGGGCAAGCTGATCGCCTTCGTGCTGCTCTCGATCCTGATGGCCGTGCTGGCCGTCGCCACCCCGGTCCTCGCAGGCCAGGTGGTGGACGCGATCATCGCCCACGCTGAGTCCGGCACGGTGCTCTGGCTGGCATCGCTGATCGCCATCGTCGCCGTGGCCGAAGCGGGGATCGGCCTGGTGACGCGCTGGCTGTCCTCCACCATCGGCGAGGGCGTGATCGTGGACCTGCGCACCAAGGTGTTCGACCACGTCCAGAAGATGCCGATTGCCTTCTTCACCCGCACCCGCACCGGCGCGCTGGTCAGCCGGCTGAACAACGACGTGATCGGCGCGCAGTCCGCCTTCGCCGGCACCCTTTCCGGCGTGGTGAGCAACGTCGTCGCCCTCGTCCTGACGCTCGTGGTCATGCTGGGCAAGTCCTGGCTCGTGACAGTGCTGGCGATGATCCTCTTGCCGATCTTCCTGATCCCGGCCCGCCGGATGGGTTCGAAGCTGGCGGACCTGCGCCGGGAGGCCGCAGAGCACAACGCCGCCATGGGCACGCAGATGACCGAGCGGTTCTCCGCCCCGGGTGCCACGCTGGTGAAACTCTTCGGCCGCCCCGATGAGGAGTCCCGCGAGTTTGCCCTCCGGGCGGGACGCGTCCGGGACATCGGGGTGCGTACGGCCATGCTGCAGTTCACGTTCGTTACGGCCCTGACGCTCGTCTCGGCCCTTGCCCTGGCGCTCGTCTACGGGCTGGGCGGCTGGCTGGCGCTCGGCGGGCAGCTGGCAGCCGGCGACGTCGTCGTGCTGGCGCTGCTCCTGACGCGCCTCTACGCCCCGCTCACCGCGCTGTCCAACGCCCGGGTGGAGATCATGAGCGCCCTGGTCAGTTTCGAGCGGGTCTTCGAGATCCTGGACCTCCAGCCGCTCATCCAGCAGAAACAGGATGCGGTGGCCTCGCCGCCGGGCCCGCTCGCGGTCGAGTTCGACGACGTCCGCTTCGCATACCCCTCCGCGGACAAGGTCTCGCTCGCGTCGCTCGAGGACGTGTCCACGCTCGACACACGCGGCGGCGAGGAGGTGCTGCACGGCATCAGCTTCCGGGTGGAACCCGGCCAGACGGTCGCCCTCGTGGGCTCCTCGGGTGCCGGCAAGTCGACCATCGCGCAGCTGCTCTCCCGCCTGTACGACGTCGATTCCGGCGCTGTCCGCTTGGGCGGCACCGCGCCGGGCACCGGCGTGGACGTCCGCGACCTCACGTTCGATTCAATGCGCCAGACCCTCGGCATGGTGACGCAGGACGGGCACCTGTTCCACGAAAGCATCGCCTCGAACCTGCGGTTGGCCCGCCCGGACGCCACCGAGGAGCAGATGTGGGAGGTGCTGCGGCGCGCCCGGCTCGAGTACATGATCCGGTCCCTGCCCGACGGCCTGGACACCGTGGTGGGGGAGCGCGGCTACCGGCTCTCCGGCGGCGAACGGCAGCGCCTGACCATCGCCCGGCTGCTGATCGCGCAGCCGCGCGTGGTGATCCTGGACGAGGCCACGGCCGCCCTGGACTCGACCAACGAAGCCGCGGTGCAGGAGGCCCTCGGCGCCGCCCTGGAAGGCCGCACCGCCGTCGTGATTGCCCACCGGCTCTCCACGATCCGCGCCGCCGACGCTATTTTGGTGGTGGAGGACGGCTCGATCGTGGAGCGCGGCACCCACGCTGAGCTGCTCGCCGCTGATGGCCGCTACGCGGAGCTGTACCGGACCCAGTTCGCCGAGGCGACGGCTGTCGCCGAGGAGGCCGTGCCGGAGCACTAG
- a CDS encoding NUDIX domain-containing protein produces the protein MNPLIVVSAVCVFDDAGRLLTVRKRGTDMFMHPGGKPEAGESPAQTASRELEEEVGIVLAPEALALLGTWLADAANEPATQIEATVFTAPGTWSARPSAEIAEIRWLDLAADLPDDLAPLLTDHVLPALGGLPG, from the coding sequence GTGAACCCGCTCATTGTGGTCTCCGCCGTCTGCGTCTTCGACGACGCCGGACGCCTCCTGACCGTCCGCAAACGCGGCACGGACATGTTCATGCATCCTGGCGGGAAGCCCGAGGCGGGCGAGAGCCCAGCCCAGACGGCGTCCCGCGAGCTCGAAGAAGAGGTGGGGATCGTGCTGGCGCCGGAGGCACTGGCGCTGCTGGGTACCTGGCTCGCCGACGCCGCGAACGAGCCGGCCACCCAGATCGAGGCCACTGTCTTCACCGCGCCCGGGACCTGGAGCGCCCGGCCCTCCGCCGAGATTGCCGAGATCCGCTGGCTGGATCTGGCCGCAGACCTGCCGGATGACCTTGCCCCGCTGCTGACCGACCACGTGCTGCCGGCCCTGGGGGGCCTGCCGGGCTAG
- a CDS encoding DUF6314 family protein translates to MNLPASGTAPDFDLRAYLQGSWSVERTLLDRSTGTRGTFTGVVRFTPLSGPDDDGALRFREEGTVAWTTSSGTPFTSSASREYLLRPSGAPDTMDMFFPDGRPFHRMGFGTDTSHAEHWCDPDDYRVEYTLVGPDEFRYRWDVTGPAKDQLLESVLRRVPGAAA, encoded by the coding sequence TTGAACTTGCCAGCATCGGGCACCGCTCCGGACTTCGACCTCCGCGCTTATCTGCAGGGCAGCTGGAGCGTGGAACGCACACTGCTGGACCGGTCCACCGGCACCCGCGGAACCTTCACCGGCGTCGTGCGCTTCACCCCCCTTAGCGGCCCTGACGACGACGGCGCCCTCCGCTTCCGCGAAGAAGGCACCGTCGCCTGGACCACCTCGAGCGGAACGCCGTTCACCTCATCGGCCAGCCGGGAGTACCTGCTGCGCCCCTCCGGAGCCCCGGACACGATGGACATGTTCTTTCCCGACGGCCGCCCGTTCCACCGCATGGGGTTCGGCACCGACACCAGCCACGCGGAGCACTGGTGCGATCCGGACGACTACCGGGTGGAGTACACCCTGGTGGGGCCGGACGAGTTCCGCTACCGCTGGGACGTCACCGGGCCAGCCAAGGACCAGCTGCTCGAATCCGTGCTTCGCCGTGTGCCGGGCGCGGCTGCGTGA
- a CDS encoding ABC-F family ATP-binding cassette domain-containing protein: protein MTATLVAKDLSGGHDHRTLFSKLSLTVAPGDVVGVVGANGAGKSTLLRLLAGVDAPQEGTVSLAPADAFVGWLPQEHERVAGETVGGYIARRTGCAQATLEVESTAEALGSGAAGADDAYSLAFDRWMASGAADLEDRIRPVLADLGLEVGPDAGMTGLSGGQAARVALAALLLSRFDIVLLDEPTNDLDLNGLARLEAFVQGLRGGAVLVSHDREFLARCVTTVVELDLAQNAVAVYDGGYESYLEERAVARRHARERYEEFAATKADLVSRARTQREWSSQGVRNAMKKNPDNDKIRRAASTESSEKQGQKVRQMESRIARLDEVEEPRKEWQLQFSIGQAPRSSAVVSTLRDAVARQGDFTLGPVNLQLNAGERIGITGPNGAGKSTLLRLLLGVQAPDAGAASMGASVAVGEIDQARGLLAGELKLGDAVEAVLTDMTPAEVRTLLAKFGLKADHTSRPVDSLSPGERTRAALALLQARGVNLLVLDEPTNHLDLPAIEQLEEALESYDGALLLVTHDRRLLENVRLDARWNVDNGVVTELLGDTSPASSGGQGTAPKGTNK from the coding sequence ATGACTGCAACCCTTGTTGCCAAAGACCTTTCCGGTGGTCACGACCACCGCACCCTCTTCTCAAAACTTTCCCTGACTGTCGCGCCAGGCGACGTGGTCGGCGTCGTGGGTGCCAACGGCGCCGGCAAATCAACGCTGCTCCGGCTGCTGGCCGGCGTCGACGCGCCACAGGAGGGCACGGTCAGCCTTGCCCCCGCGGACGCCTTCGTGGGCTGGCTGCCGCAGGAACATGAACGCGTTGCCGGTGAAACCGTGGGCGGGTACATCGCCCGCCGGACCGGATGCGCCCAGGCGACCCTCGAGGTGGAGTCCACTGCCGAGGCCCTGGGTTCCGGCGCCGCGGGGGCAGATGACGCCTACTCCCTGGCCTTCGACCGCTGGATGGCGTCCGGCGCGGCCGACCTTGAGGACCGCATCCGGCCGGTGCTCGCCGACCTCGGCCTGGAGGTGGGGCCCGACGCCGGCATGACCGGGCTCTCCGGCGGCCAGGCCGCCCGGGTGGCGCTGGCTGCCCTGCTGCTGAGCCGCTTCGACATCGTCCTTCTGGATGAGCCCACCAATGACCTGGACCTGAACGGCCTCGCCCGGCTCGAAGCGTTCGTGCAGGGCCTGCGCGGCGGGGCGGTCCTGGTCTCCCACGACCGCGAATTCCTGGCCCGCTGCGTGACCACCGTCGTGGAACTGGACCTGGCCCAGAACGCCGTGGCCGTCTACGACGGCGGATATGAGTCCTACCTCGAAGAACGGGCGGTGGCGCGCCGTCACGCCCGGGAACGCTACGAGGAGTTTGCCGCCACCAAGGCGGACCTCGTCTCGCGTGCCCGGACGCAGCGGGAGTGGAGCTCGCAGGGCGTCCGGAACGCCATGAAGAAAAACCCGGACAACGACAAGATCCGGCGTGCTGCCAGCACCGAGTCCTCCGAAAAGCAGGGACAGAAGGTCCGGCAGATGGAGTCCCGCATCGCGCGCCTGGACGAGGTGGAGGAACCGCGCAAGGAATGGCAGCTGCAGTTCAGCATCGGCCAGGCCCCGCGCTCCAGCGCCGTCGTGTCGACGCTGCGCGACGCCGTGGCGCGGCAGGGGGACTTCACCCTGGGGCCGGTGAACCTGCAGCTGAACGCGGGCGAACGGATCGGCATCACCGGGCCCAACGGCGCCGGCAAGTCCACCCTGCTGCGCCTCCTGCTCGGCGTGCAGGCGCCCGATGCCGGCGCCGCCTCCATGGGCGCCTCGGTGGCTGTGGGCGAGATCGACCAGGCGCGCGGGCTGCTGGCCGGTGAACTGAAGCTGGGCGACGCGGTGGAAGCCGTCCTGACGGACATGACGCCCGCCGAAGTCCGCACCCTGCTGGCCAAGTTCGGGCTCAAGGCCGACCACACCTCCCGCCCGGTCGACTCGCTCTCGCCCGGGGAGCGGACCCGGGCCGCCCTGGCGCTGCTCCAGGCCCGCGGCGTGAACCTGCTGGTCCTTGACGAGCCCACCAACCACCTTGACCTGCCTGCCATCGAACAGCTCGAGGAAGCCCTCGAAAGCTACGACGGTGCGCTGCTCCTGGTCACCCACGACCGCCGGCTGCTGGAGAACGTGCGCCTTGACGCACGCTGGAACGTGGACAACGGCGTCGTCACCGAACTGCTGGGGGACACCTCCCCGGCATCCTCAGGCGGACAAGGTACCGCCCCGAAAGGCACCAACAAATGA
- a CDS encoding bifunctional diguanylate cyclase/phosphodiesterase, whose product MSTDPPDPRLHALVEGIVRIAGGDLSTRIPHSGARDDIAAVIAGINLMADDLQTIYQELEERVESRTAMLRQAQVELERMALTDPLTQLANRTALNSALSHALAETSRGEMPPALLILDLDSFKGINDSLGHSAGDDVLRVIAKRLQDSVRETDTVARLGGDEFAVMLPKSTLVRARRVANRILKALSETVDVGDLRITCGTSIGVRVAEPGQSVDDLVMEADTAMYAAKAQPQSSVKVFEPALLHARRLQSVMISEMREAIREDQLTLHYQPVVELATGRMEGVEALVRWNHPSRGLLMPDQFIPLAEETGMILDLGHWVLKNAVRQLRDWQRELDLDPTFNVRVNISTTELQDLDLIEHVRDILRETGVDAANLVVELTESMAVNGGDVDRYSLSGLRRLGVQLEIDDFGTGYSSISYLRKLPVNVVKIDRSLIDGLGGDEEQGNFVEAVLHLIHACGLKAVAEGIETAEQASELARLGCASGQGYYFGRPVPASRLAEMISEAR is encoded by the coding sequence GTGAGCACTGATCCTCCTGACCCCAGGCTGCACGCCCTGGTCGAGGGTATTGTCCGGATTGCCGGCGGTGACCTGAGCACCAGGATCCCGCACTCCGGAGCGCGCGACGACATCGCTGCCGTCATCGCCGGCATCAACCTGATGGCCGACGACCTGCAGACCATCTACCAGGAACTGGAAGAGCGCGTCGAGAGCCGCACCGCGATGCTCCGCCAAGCCCAGGTCGAGCTGGAGCGGATGGCGCTGACCGACCCGCTGACGCAGTTAGCCAACCGGACGGCCCTCAACTCGGCGCTGAGCCACGCCCTGGCGGAAACCTCGCGGGGCGAAATGCCGCCGGCGCTGCTGATCCTCGATCTGGATTCGTTCAAGGGCATCAACGACTCGCTGGGACACAGCGCGGGAGATGACGTCCTCCGGGTTATTGCCAAACGGTTGCAGGACTCGGTACGGGAGACGGATACCGTGGCCCGCCTCGGCGGCGACGAGTTCGCCGTCATGCTTCCCAAATCCACCCTCGTCCGGGCGCGCCGGGTAGCCAACAGGATTCTCAAAGCGCTCAGCGAGACCGTCGACGTCGGTGATCTCCGGATCACCTGCGGCACGAGCATCGGGGTGCGTGTTGCCGAGCCCGGGCAGTCGGTTGACGATCTGGTGATGGAAGCCGACACCGCCATGTATGCGGCCAAGGCCCAGCCGCAGAGCAGCGTCAAGGTGTTCGAACCCGCGCTGTTGCATGCCCGCCGGCTTCAGAGCGTGATGATCAGTGAGATGCGCGAAGCGATCCGCGAGGACCAGCTCACCCTGCACTATCAGCCCGTGGTGGAGCTTGCGACCGGCCGCATGGAAGGCGTTGAGGCTCTAGTGAGGTGGAACCACCCGAGCCGGGGCCTGCTCATGCCCGACCAGTTCATTCCGCTGGCCGAAGAGACGGGCATGATCCTGGATCTCGGCCACTGGGTTCTGAAGAACGCCGTGCGTCAGCTGCGGGACTGGCAGCGGGAGCTGGACCTGGATCCGACCTTCAACGTACGGGTCAACATCTCGACAACCGAGCTGCAAGATCTGGACCTGATTGAACACGTCCGTGACATCCTCCGTGAAACGGGGGTTGACGCTGCGAATCTCGTCGTGGAGCTGACAGAGTCCATGGCCGTGAACGGCGGTGACGTCGACAGATACTCCCTGAGCGGACTCCGGCGGCTAGGGGTTCAGCTGGAGATCGACGACTTCGGCACCGGCTATTCCTCGATCAGCTACCTGCGCAAGCTGCCCGTCAACGTCGTGAAGATCGACCGCAGCCTGATCGACGGGCTGGGCGGTGACGAGGAACAGGGGAACTTCGTCGAGGCAGTGCTCCACCTCATTCACGCCTGCGGGCTCAAGGCCGTCGCCGAAGGTATCGAGACTGCAGAGCAGGCCTCAGAGCTGGCGCGGCTGGGTTGCGCCAGCGGGCAAGGCTATTATTTCGGCCGGCCCGTTCCGGCGTCGAGACTGGCGGAAATGATCAGCGAAGCGCGGTAG
- a CDS encoding nuclear transport factor 2 family protein: MQLDEVIDQFHQALNDFARGDPEPVKAMFSHSGDVSLANPWGPPVVGRERVSGALESAAARFKDGRVTAIDALTKHVTTDLACFLDMEHWQAKVGGGDEASPFDLRVTSIYRLEGNRWALVHRHADPITTPKAPDAVLGH; encoded by the coding sequence ATGCAGCTTGACGAGGTTATCGACCAGTTTCATCAAGCGTTGAATGACTTTGCTAGAGGCGACCCGGAGCCCGTCAAGGCCATGTTTTCCCACAGCGGAGATGTCTCTCTTGCTAATCCCTGGGGCCCGCCGGTGGTGGGCCGGGAGCGAGTATCGGGAGCCCTCGAATCAGCGGCGGCACGATTCAAAGATGGACGCGTCACGGCTATTGATGCCCTCACCAAGCACGTCACTACAGATCTCGCCTGTTTTTTGGACATGGAACACTGGCAAGCCAAGGTCGGAGGGGGCGATGAAGCGTCGCCATTTGACCTGCGGGTTACAAGCATTTACCGGCTCGAAGGGAACCGTTGGGCACTTGTGCACCGCCACGCGGATCCGATCACCACGCCGAAGGCCCCGGACGCCGTTTTAGGACATTGA
- a CDS encoding DUF998 domain-containing protein — protein MTAPAPAAPEDVLYIPDVATTRFYVGALALLSVLQYFVAESAVIGAWAGRQPYSRRTGYISDLGALNCGVFDGRDVCSPAHLLMNASFVVQGVGMMVGALLLSSALLCVAARSGVMIQRRAGRRSPSRVALGARLSSFTAGAGTVVVGLVPEDVGSGWHEAGAVTYFVAGALSLLLLGWLWVRQTPLGWFILVCGGVTLGALITAGVTGMAVPEPGTLERLMGYPITIGMAAGGLVVAQRVRSAVVTRAAG, from the coding sequence ATGACAGCCCCAGCTCCGGCCGCACCGGAAGACGTTCTGTACATCCCCGATGTGGCTACCACCAGGTTTTATGTCGGAGCCCTCGCCCTGCTCAGCGTGCTCCAGTATTTCGTGGCCGAGTCGGCCGTGATCGGGGCGTGGGCGGGCCGGCAACCCTACAGCCGCCGGACGGGCTACATCAGCGATCTTGGCGCCCTGAACTGCGGCGTGTTCGACGGCCGTGACGTGTGCTCCCCGGCCCACCTGCTGATGAACGCCTCGTTCGTGGTGCAGGGCGTCGGGATGATGGTCGGGGCGCTGCTGCTGAGCTCGGCCCTGCTGTGCGTTGCTGCGCGGAGCGGCGTCATGATCCAGCGGCGCGCCGGCCGGCGCTCGCCGTCGCGCGTTGCCCTAGGCGCACGGCTGTCCAGTTTCACCGCGGGGGCCGGCACCGTTGTTGTGGGCCTGGTGCCGGAGGATGTGGGGTCCGGCTGGCACGAGGCAGGGGCAGTAACGTATTTCGTGGCGGGGGCACTGTCCCTGTTGCTCCTGGGCTGGCTTTGGGTTCGGCAGACCCCGCTGGGCTGGTTCATCCTCGTTTGCGGCGGGGTGACCCTCGGAGCACTCATCACGGCCGGAGTGACCGGAATGGCAGTGCCGGAACCGGGGACCCTGGAGCGGCTGATGGGGTACCCGATCACGATCGGCATGGCAGCGGGAGGTTTGGTGGTCGCCCAGCGCGTGCGGAGTGCGGTTGTAACGCGGGCCGCCGGGTGA